The proteins below come from a single Geobacillus thermoleovorans genomic window:
- a CDS encoding plasmid pRiA4b ORF-3 family protein, which translates to MNPDNLAKLIDELSAMFHPTERDRPHGRWVEAPKSAPPSKRRRSKTAYQLKITLNGIRPPIWRRVLVPGHATFHELHLIIQEAMGWEQAHLYEFDFGSVLIGIPDGWDSFQLEKELMDARRIPLQQWLTEEKQKFLYIYDFGDYWRHTVTVEKIETLPKPLERAACLKGKRACPPEDCGGVYGYLELLEAAAQKDSLADPELRELVDWMYDMKGEDFDPDAFDVEEANERLAYIRL; encoded by the coding sequence ACAGAGCGGGACCGTCCACACGGCAGATGGGTTGAGGCGCCAAAGAGCGCACCCCCCTCCAAACGGCGGCGGTCCAAAACAGCCTACCAGCTGAAAATCACATTAAACGGCATCCGCCCGCCGATTTGGCGGCGCGTCCTTGTTCCCGGACATGCGACATTTCACGAGCTTCATCTCATCATCCAAGAAGCGATGGGATGGGAACAAGCCCATTTATACGAATTCGATTTCGGAAGCGTTCTCATCGGCATCCCTGACGGCTGGGATTCGTTTCAGCTGGAAAAAGAACTGATGGACGCCCGCCGCATCCCATTACAGCAATGGCTGACGGAAGAAAAACAAAAGTTTCTATATATTTACGATTTTGGCGACTACTGGCGCCATACCGTCACTGTTGAAAAGATTGAAACACTCCCAAAACCGTTGGAACGCGCCGCTTGCCTGAAAGGAAAACGGGCGTGCCCTCCCGAGGATTGCGGCGGCGTCTATGGCTACCTGGAGCTGCTGGAAGCGGCGGCGCAAAAAGACTCTCTTGCCGATCCCGAATTGCGCGAGCTGGTAGACTGGATGTACGACATGAAAGGCGAAGATTTTGACCCTGATGCCTTTGACGTCGAGGAAGCGAACGAGCGGCTGGCCTATATCCGATTGTAA
- a CDS encoding SEC-C domain-containing protein, whose translation MVKASRNNLCPCGSGKTYKHCCGKKEAVSIESLIDREVAKCMQDVFSFALERYEEELAFMMSGSPFQGLPNELETSANLLLTNWAIFHRHVDDKGMTIFSAYMRSRRRTRWRPAVQTHLKRWDEAVPSFDEIIHIEDERRFLVRDLLTRKEKYVRFLTPEELPSAREGDVLVGCLVPHGDEWAYFMKVLPIPKSGKDRLARALQAEWNPDTKTCEVFLRESFPELLEIAVHELLWQLLSEKDWGDRDQDDVFRELKKKEETTSSLVLSEAAFLWRAYCEMDEPVIKNPAVYAAALRYLASEMAGREFVNMEKVAEHYGVPVEEVEAAVMELFLFRTELLDDGDDEGENDDEWLFDDGDDGDEIWFDDGGMEDGDELDRAIEEWLDQVEELFDCEGWDVDQVHRLIDKAIRTWKKDGLLEGVDAAELRKELEELVWETFAERGFL comes from the coding sequence ATGGTGAAGGCATCGCGAAACAATCTTTGTCCATGCGGCAGTGGGAAAACGTACAAGCATTGTTGTGGGAAGAAAGAAGCAGTATCGATAGAATCTCTAATTGACCGTGAAGTGGCCAAATGTATGCAAGATGTGTTTTCGTTTGCGTTAGAGCGATATGAGGAAGAGCTTGCTTTCATGATGTCTGGTTCTCCATTTCAAGGGCTTCCTAACGAGCTGGAGACCAGCGCCAATTTATTGCTGACGAACTGGGCGATTTTTCACAGACACGTTGATGACAAAGGGATGACAATTTTTTCAGCCTATATGAGAAGCCGGCGCCGCACGCGGTGGCGTCCAGCAGTGCAAACTCATTTGAAGCGATGGGACGAGGCGGTTCCGTCGTTTGACGAGATCATTCATATCGAGGATGAGCGGCGTTTCCTTGTACGCGATCTGTTGACCAGAAAAGAAAAGTACGTCCGTTTTTTGACGCCGGAGGAGCTTCCGTCTGCTAGGGAGGGGGACGTGTTAGTAGGATGCCTCGTTCCACATGGGGACGAGTGGGCGTACTTCATGAAGGTGCTGCCGATTCCAAAGAGCGGGAAGGATCGGCTTGCGCGGGCGCTTCAAGCGGAATGGAATCCGGATACGAAAACGTGTGAAGTGTTTTTGCGCGAGTCGTTTCCGGAATTGCTTGAAATAGCGGTCCATGAGCTGTTGTGGCAGCTGCTGAGCGAAAAGGACTGGGGGGATCGAGATCAAGATGATGTTTTTCGCGAATTAAAGAAAAAGGAAGAAACAACCTCCTCCTTAGTGCTCAGCGAGGCTGCGTTCCTTTGGCGCGCATATTGCGAAATGGATGAACCGGTCATCAAGAATCCTGCTGTGTATGCGGCTGCACTCCGTTATTTGGCGAGTGAAATGGCTGGAAGAGAATTTGTCAATATGGAAAAGGTTGCGGAACACTACGGCGTTCCTGTAGAGGAAGTGGAAGCCGCTGTGATGGAATTGTTTTTATTTCGCACAGAGTTGCTCGATGATGGAGATGATGAGGGCGAGAATGATGATGAGTGGCTCTTTGACGATGGGGATGACGGTGATGAGATCTGGTTCGACGACGGTGGGATGGAGGATGGCGATGAGCTGGACCGTGCGATTGAGGAATGGCTTGACCAAGTTGAGGAGTTGTTTGATTGCGAGGGCTGGGACGTTGATCAAGTCCATCGCTTGATCGACAAAGCGATCCGAACATGGAAAAAGGACGGGTTGCTTGAAGGAGTCGATGCAGCTGAGTTGCGCAAGGAGCTCGAGGAGCTCGTCTGGGAGACGTTTGCCGAACGGGGATTTTTGTAA
- a CDS encoding YecA family protein gives MAIGRNDPCPCGSGKKYKKCCMNKQQEREIKRVRQRRFFDQKYELSQMVQRFLDESLSYDEREAVNRTFRRMIEQKDHREELKVFETLWRFFLHRYPNGLRGVEWFQQEKGRRLSPELKEMLDRWVRLVPRLVQFVDLHDEGGVAVDRLTGEKLLMPYCETLEVVRPWGGMFAFLEPFDGGYYVCGVSSIVDPKGVERAEENIRVLLTQTDWPYEKVAVEHFLDIVDAGYPPRADDVQEERTRWTYEYECQEAAEAMRKLASIGRAHIDHDDGEKVEGSWCTNVYHYVGVISPKPIHVFELGGSLSAHRSRLVLSTEEEGTAEQLVSLLQAFGYSPKERKRGTEAVLRRKGIENVSLHIDSDPDSPPWVATMAGLDVQMEKALHTPLEKWNGKTPHEMAREGRVQEVDEWLKEYEFHLFNMQERANLPVLIGVNPIRSRYGLPPSPFSSSHRLSDLWKMKWMGPERTETLLIRAEWEGMYFTDDALAFYNEVIVSGEKEAKEACWAVVLLVCEYMTGRTFSSWEDVGEEDWKQCIVDQIPSRWSSFSWEVVSRALDMLLEWADWLDRRYGTNHRTVIGAVLEEVRSELEHCFALLDEWRGENGKGDEELMAWQLARLFGLPISLSVGFSFFRVKRVEQGKAVLDWLTHNRTVTWDIPKRAEPHLLPGMYIVAATDRNGKLDDLARVYPPSFSPYVEPWLQALQEWPDKVEKERAAFQERLLASLSRLLRRP, from the coding sequence ATGGCAATCGGCCGAAATGACCCGTGCCCGTGCGGAAGCGGGAAAAAGTATAAGAAGTGCTGCATGAACAAACAGCAGGAGCGTGAAATCAAGCGGGTGCGGCAGCGCCGCTTTTTTGACCAAAAATATGAGCTGTCGCAAATGGTGCAGCGGTTTTTGGATGAATCGCTGTCTTATGATGAACGCGAAGCGGTCAACCGTACATTTCGCCGAATGATCGAACAAAAGGATCATCGTGAAGAGTTGAAGGTGTTTGAGACGCTTTGGCGTTTTTTCCTCCATCGTTATCCGAATGGATTGCGCGGCGTTGAATGGTTTCAACAGGAAAAAGGGCGTCGTCTGTCTCCGGAGCTCAAGGAAATGTTGGACCGCTGGGTTCGACTTGTGCCGCGCCTTGTGCAATTTGTCGATTTGCATGATGAAGGAGGAGTGGCGGTCGACCGGTTGACGGGCGAGAAACTTCTCATGCCGTATTGCGAGACATTGGAGGTTGTGCGCCCTTGGGGCGGCATGTTTGCCTTTTTGGAGCCCTTTGACGGCGGCTATTACGTTTGCGGTGTATCATCGATTGTGGATCCGAAGGGCGTGGAACGGGCGGAAGAGAACATTCGCGTCTTGTTGACGCAAACCGATTGGCCGTATGAAAAGGTAGCCGTTGAACATTTTCTCGATATCGTTGATGCAGGCTATCCTCCGAGGGCGGACGATGTGCAAGAGGAGCGCACGCGATGGACGTATGAATACGAATGCCAGGAAGCCGCTGAGGCGATGAGGAAGCTTGCTTCGATCGGACGCGCTCACATTGATCATGACGATGGGGAGAAAGTGGAAGGTTCATGGTGCACCAATGTGTACCATTATGTCGGAGTGATTTCCCCCAAGCCGATTCATGTGTTTGAATTAGGCGGGTCATTATCCGCTCATCGGTCGCGTCTCGTGTTGTCTACCGAGGAGGAAGGGACGGCCGAACAGCTCGTGTCGCTGCTGCAGGCGTTTGGGTATTCCCCAAAAGAACGAAAACGGGGGACAGAAGCCGTTTTGCGCCGAAAAGGGATCGAAAACGTTTCGCTTCATATTGATTCAGACCCAGACTCTCCCCCTTGGGTGGCAACGATGGCCGGATTGGATGTTCAAATGGAAAAAGCCCTTCACACCCCGCTTGAGAAATGGAATGGAAAAACCCCTCACGAAATGGCGCGCGAGGGGCGTGTGCAGGAAGTGGATGAGTGGCTGAAAGAGTATGAATTCCATTTGTTTAACATGCAAGAACGAGCCAATTTGCCGGTGCTCATCGGAGTGAATCCCATTCGCTCCCGTTATGGATTGCCCCCATCTCCGTTTAGCTCATCACATCGTCTTTCGGACTTATGGAAAATGAAATGGATGGGGCCGGAAAGAACCGAGACATTGTTGATCCGCGCGGAATGGGAAGGGATGTATTTTACCGATGACGCATTGGCGTTTTATAACGAAGTCATCGTGAGCGGAGAAAAAGAGGCCAAAGAGGCGTGTTGGGCCGTGGTTTTGCTCGTGTGTGAATATATGACCGGGCGGACGTTTTCATCGTGGGAGGACGTAGGAGAAGAAGACTGGAAACAATGCATCGTCGATCAAATCCCGTCAAGATGGAGTTCGTTTTCATGGGAAGTGGTGAGCCGAGCGCTCGATATGTTGCTTGAGTGGGCCGATTGGCTGGACCGCCGTTATGGAACGAATCATCGAACTGTTATTGGTGCCGTGCTGGAAGAGGTCAGAAGCGAATTGGAACATTGCTTTGCTTTGCTGGATGAATGGAGGGGCGAGAACGGAAAGGGGGATGAGGAACTGATGGCTTGGCAGCTTGCTCGTTTGTTTGGTTTGCCTATTTCCCTTTCCGTCGGTTTCTCGTTTTTCCGCGTCAAGCGTGTGGAACAGGGGAAGGCGGTGCTGGATTGGCTTACCCATAACCGAACGGTGACATGGGACATTCCGAAGCGGGCAGAGCCGCATCTGTTGCCGGGCATGTATATCGTCGCCGCGACCGATCGCAACGGCAAGCTGGACGATCTTGCCCGCGTATATCCGCCGTCTTTCTCTCCGTACGTAGAGCCGTGGCTTCAGGCGCTGCAAGAGTGGCCAGACAAGGTGGAGAAAGAACGGGCTGCGTTTCAAGAGCGCCTGCTTGCCTCGTTGTCCCGTTTGCTTCGCCGGCCGTAG
- a CDS encoding SEC-C domain-containing protein — protein MEKKAGASNMAETPRNALCPCGSGKKYKHCCGKKEAVSISSLIDRELIECMNDMRQFVLQRYEREAEELLDQFPLDEMPEELELGVQIMAVNWMLFCWPVDETGQTIFSAYRKSRHWERWRPSVQAHIERWEGAVPSLGEFIGYDDDNRPVVRDLLTGEEKIVHLLTSDQWPSVIETGDVVFGFLVPYQDVFTCFTAVFPLPASGKDRLLRAIQQEGEWSGQPSALWMRDRFVAVLSDVLLEWLWQFAKQFKWDDPKQAAVIRELDENEPEAPAALLNQAFAIWAIYCGKTSRLPYSVPVYAAALRYVAGHLMKAEGSEVEDIADRYDVMPEDVRSAALDFFLMAVDDEDDEEWLDDWEEDWFEEEGDELDARINEWIDDIDLMLMREGWDEKRVNRHIDRAIRSWRNEGLLEEVNEKELRKELRDVAWEIFTDRGFI, from the coding sequence ATGGAAAAGAAAGCAGGTGCATCGAATATGGCGGAAACGCCGCGGAACGCGTTATGCCCGTGCGGAAGCGGGAAAAAGTACAAGCATTGTTGCGGAAAAAAAGAGGCGGTTTCGATTTCGTCATTGATTGACCGCGAGTTGATCGAATGCATGAATGATATGCGTCAGTTTGTTTTGCAGCGGTATGAGAGGGAGGCGGAAGAGCTTTTAGACCAGTTCCCGCTTGATGAGATGCCGGAGGAACTCGAGCTTGGCGTGCAGATCATGGCGGTGAACTGGATGTTGTTTTGTTGGCCGGTTGATGAAACAGGACAAACGATCTTTTCTGCTTACCGGAAAAGCCGTCATTGGGAGCGGTGGCGCCCGTCCGTTCAGGCGCACATCGAGAGGTGGGAAGGAGCCGTTCCGTCGCTTGGCGAGTTCATCGGCTATGATGACGACAATCGCCCCGTTGTCCGGGATTTGTTGACGGGAGAGGAAAAGATCGTTCATTTATTGACTTCCGATCAATGGCCGAGCGTGATCGAAACAGGAGATGTGGTGTTCGGCTTCCTTGTGCCGTACCAAGACGTGTTCACGTGTTTCACAGCGGTGTTTCCGCTCCCGGCGTCAGGGAAAGATCGATTGCTTCGGGCGATTCAACAAGAAGGGGAGTGGAGCGGTCAGCCATCGGCTTTATGGATGCGCGATCGGTTCGTCGCTGTGCTTTCCGATGTGCTCTTGGAGTGGCTTTGGCAGTTCGCCAAACAGTTCAAATGGGATGATCCGAAACAAGCGGCCGTCATTCGCGAGCTCGATGAAAACGAGCCGGAGGCGCCAGCGGCGCTGCTCAATCAAGCGTTCGCCATATGGGCGATCTATTGCGGAAAAACATCCCGCCTCCCTTATTCGGTCCCCGTCTACGCGGCGGCGCTCCGCTATGTGGCTGGGCATTTGATGAAGGCGGAAGGATCGGAGGTGGAAGACATCGCCGATCGGTATGACGTGATGCCAGAAGATGTGCGATCGGCGGCGTTGGATTTTTTCCTGATGGCTGTTGATGATGAAGACGACGAGGAATGGCTCGATGACTGGGAGGAAGACTGGTTCGAAGAGGAAGGGGATGAGCTTGATGCGCGCATCAATGAATGGATCGATGACATCGATCTGATGTTGATGCGTGAAGGATGGGACGAGAAGCGAGTCAACCGTCATATTGACCGCGCCATCCGTTCGTGGCGGAATGAAGGCCTGCTTGAGGAAGTGAATGAAAAAGAATTGCGTAAAGAACTCCGCGATGTAGCGTGGGAGATCTTCACCGATCGGGGATTCATCTAG
- a CDS encoding DEAD/DEAH box helicase: MKALETIQISCRWNEEIRCFELSGSTHPSSWVSPLLAWHEETFYGTMIDIEDDIVRLSPWQALTLFALRPHSRFSVIEWADEFTARLEEWARHIWNGLGERRFLPDASLWKNTGGAWSEAGRTRWRGADDDPDPFVATWRSLAIADWLSRDPELRGIWGEIVRAYPLIASPSGQWTGTEDDWLEQIGWLGDRPPFTVGLRLVEPSEEGDVWTLEAVLIAVDDSVIAPASDIPRAWRPYESSIQRAIRRICAIVPWLDAGEGLRTELSNEEAWRFLSEDSLKLTEAGVRLLLPDWWHDIRQAQLSIKAKLSPSVNAESLFGLERLADFDWRVATNGIELTEEEFAALAEQKRRLIRLRGQWLILDPALVRRAQALMEKAKKEGVPIHDIVAQTLLSEAEEREEAADESIPIHIDVHDQFRAFIRQLQQLDGLPKANVPPSFHGTLRPYQQRGVDWLVFLRRFGFGACLADDMGLGKTVQLLAYLTYVKEMERPDTPALLICPTSVIGNWQKECARFTPDLRVYVHHGPNRAKNDAFVQTAGEADLVITSYNLAHLDQDDLKQMHWHVICLDEAQNIKNAQTKQARAIRRLSGKHKIALSGTPVENRLGELWSIFHFLNPGYLGSRAEFERRFAGPIEKEGDAHKKAALQTLIRPFLLRRTKTDEAVALNLPDKLEQKEYCPLTAEQAALYEQLVNDTLERAKEASPFARRGLILQMLNGVKQICDHPALYLKERRPRQLVERSHKLEKLIELIEQIRANDESCLIFTQYVRMGEMIQELLSDLFDERVLFLHGGVPKQTRDRMVDEFQAKKAPIFLLSLKAGGTGLNLTAANHVIHFDRWWNPAVENQATDRAYRIGQTKFVHVHKLITIGTIEEKIDEMLEQKQALADVITEGEAWITELSDDELRDLLALSAAAKGGA; this comes from the coding sequence ATGAAGGCATTGGAGACGATTCAGATTTCCTGCAGATGGAATGAAGAGATTCGATGTTTCGAGCTCTCTGGTTCCACCCATCCCTCATCATGGGTTTCGCCTTTATTGGCTTGGCACGAAGAAACCTTTTACGGGACCATGATTGATATCGAAGACGACATCGTGCGGCTGTCGCCGTGGCAAGCGCTCACTCTGTTCGCGTTGCGTCCGCACTCGCGCTTTTCCGTCATCGAATGGGCGGATGAATTCACCGCCCGATTGGAAGAGTGGGCGAGACACATTTGGAATGGGTTGGGGGAACGCCGCTTCCTTCCAGACGCTTCCCTTTGGAAAAACACAGGCGGCGCATGGAGCGAAGCGGGTCGCACCCGCTGGCGCGGCGCGGATGACGATCCCGATCCGTTCGTCGCTACATGGCGGTCGCTGGCGATTGCCGACTGGCTGTCGCGCGACCCGGAGCTTCGCGGCATTTGGGGCGAAATCGTTCGCGCTTATCCATTGATCGCCTCCCCCAGCGGCCAATGGACCGGAACGGAAGACGATTGGCTTGAACAAATCGGCTGGCTCGGCGACCGACCGCCATTTACGGTCGGACTGCGCCTTGTCGAGCCGTCCGAGGAAGGCGACGTATGGACGCTTGAAGCGGTGCTAATCGCCGTCGACGACAGCGTCATCGCACCCGCAAGCGACATTCCGCGCGCTTGGCGCCCATATGAATCATCGATCCAGCGCGCCATTCGCCGCATTTGCGCGATCGTGCCGTGGCTTGACGCCGGGGAGGGTCTGCGGACGGAACTGTCTAATGAAGAAGCGTGGCGTTTTTTGTCCGAAGACAGCTTAAAGCTCACCGAAGCGGGCGTGCGCCTGCTGCTTCCCGACTGGTGGCACGATATCCGCCAGGCGCAGCTGTCGATCAAAGCGAAGCTGTCGCCTTCCGTCAACGCGGAATCATTATTCGGCCTTGAGCGCCTCGCGGACTTTGACTGGAGGGTGGCGACCAACGGGATTGAGCTGACAGAAGAGGAGTTTGCCGCTTTGGCGGAACAAAAGCGGCGCCTCATCCGCCTGCGCGGCCAATGGCTCATTCTCGATCCCGCCCTTGTCCGCCGCGCACAGGCGCTCATGGAAAAGGCGAAAAAAGAAGGCGTGCCGATCCACGACATCGTGGCGCAAACGCTGCTTTCGGAAGCAGAGGAGCGCGAAGAGGCAGCGGACGAATCGATCCCGATCCACATTGACGTCCACGACCAATTCCGGGCGTTTATCCGCCAGCTCCAGCAGCTTGATGGATTGCCGAAAGCGAATGTGCCGCCGTCTTTTCACGGCACGCTCCGCCCGTATCAGCAGCGCGGCGTCGACTGGCTCGTCTTTTTGCGCCGATTCGGCTTTGGCGCCTGCTTGGCCGATGACATGGGGCTTGGCAAAACGGTGCAACTGCTCGCCTATTTGACCTATGTAAAAGAAATGGAGCGGCCGGACACGCCGGCCTTGCTCATCTGCCCGACCAGCGTGATCGGCAACTGGCAAAAGGAATGCGCCCGCTTCACCCCAGACTTGCGCGTCTACGTGCACCATGGACCGAACCGGGCGAAAAACGATGCGTTCGTGCAAACGGCAGGCGAGGCCGATCTCGTCATTACGTCTTACAACCTTGCTCATTTGGACCAAGACGATTTAAAACAGATGCACTGGCACGTCATTTGCTTGGATGAAGCGCAAAACATTAAAAACGCGCAAACGAAACAAGCGCGCGCCATCCGCCGCTTGAGCGGAAAACATAAAATCGCCTTATCCGGCACGCCGGTTGAAAACCGTCTCGGCGAACTTTGGAGCATCTTCCACTTCCTCAACCCCGGCTATCTCGGCAGCCGTGCGGAGTTTGAGCGGCGCTTTGCCGGGCCGATTGAAAAAGAAGGAGATGCCCATAAAAAAGCGGCGCTGCAGACGCTCATCCGCCCATTTCTCTTGCGGCGGACGAAAACGGATGAAGCGGTTGCGCTCAACTTGCCGGATAAGCTTGAACAAAAAGAATATTGCCCGCTCACGGCCGAACAGGCTGCCTTGTACGAGCAGCTCGTCAACGACACACTCGAACGGGCAAAGGAAGCCAGTCCGTTTGCGCGGCGCGGCTTGATTTTGCAAATGCTAAACGGTGTGAAGCAAATTTGCGACCATCCGGCGCTGTATTTGAAAGAACGCCGACCCCGCCAGCTCGTCGAACGGTCGCACAAACTCGAAAAGCTCATCGAACTGATCGAGCAAATTCGCGCCAACGACGAATCGTGCCTCATCTTCACGCAATATGTGCGAATGGGCGAGATGATCCAAGAACTGCTTTCCGACTTGTTTGATGAGCGGGTGTTGTTTTTGCACGGAGGCGTCCCAAAACAAACGCGCGACCGGATGGTGGATGAGTTCCAAGCGAAAAAAGCGCCGATTTTCCTTTTATCGCTCAAAGCCGGCGGCACCGGGCTCAACTTAACAGCGGCCAACCACGTCATCCATTTCGACCGCTGGTGGAACCCGGCCGTCGAGAACCAGGCGACCGACCGCGCCTACCGCATCGGACAGACGAAATTCGTCCACGTCCATAAATTGATCACCATCGGGACAATCGAAGAAAAAATTGACGAGATGCTCGAACAAAAGCAAGCGCTCGCTGATGTGATCACCGAAGGCGAGGCGTGGATCACCGAACTGTCCGATGACGAACTGCGAGACTTGCTCGCCTTATCAGCCGCGGCGAAAGGAGGCGCTTAA
- a CDS encoding MTP-1 family protein, giving the protein MLFQSPTLKTCQVLVDEFRLAPQPFEPEKLRFAGVGDRDVYNISAPFVDEGEWVIAGRVEARDSEQSEVYFFVERDGVWVPREGAPVFALQDPFVSRIHGQLVFGGVETFPHPVFVGEHSWRTVFYRGPNIRRLEKFAEGPDGMKDIRLVELKDGSIGVFTRPQGEKGGRGKIGFTRIFSLDELTPDVIEAAPILDAQFTDEEWGGVNEAHLLANGLVGALGHIACFDEQGNRHYYPMVFVLNPETMERSELELLALRSHFLDGPAKRPDLANVVFSGGLIRKGDGTAELYAGVGDAEAQKISLIDPFAKYEAQELDRMYASV; this is encoded by the coding sequence ATGTTATTCCAATCGCCAACATTGAAGACATGTCAAGTATTAGTCGATGAATTCCGCCTGGCCCCACAGCCGTTTGAGCCGGAAAAACTCCGCTTTGCGGGTGTTGGGGACCGAGACGTTTATAATATTTCCGCACCGTTTGTGGATGAAGGAGAATGGGTGATCGCTGGGCGCGTCGAGGCGCGCGACAGCGAGCAGTCGGAAGTGTACTTTTTCGTCGAGCGTGACGGCGTTTGGGTCCCTCGTGAAGGGGCGCCGGTGTTCGCCTTGCAAGACCCGTTCGTGTCGCGCATTCACGGTCAGCTTGTGTTTGGCGGCGTGGAGACGTTTCCGCATCCGGTGTTTGTTGGCGAGCATAGCTGGCGGACGGTCTTTTACCGTGGACCGAACATTCGCCGCTTAGAAAAGTTCGCCGAAGGGCCGGATGGGATGAAAGACATTCGCCTCGTCGAGTTGAAAGATGGCTCGATCGGCGTGTTTACCCGACCGCAAGGGGAAAAAGGCGGCCGCGGGAAAATCGGTTTCACCCGCATTTTCTCGCTCGATGAGTTGACGCCGGACGTGATCGAGGCAGCGCCGATTCTTGATGCCCAATTTACGGATGAAGAATGGGGCGGCGTGAACGAGGCGCATTTGCTTGCAAACGGGCTTGTTGGGGCGCTCGGCCATATCGCTTGCTTTGACGAGCAAGGCAACCGCCATTACTACCCGATGGTGTTCGTGTTGAACCCCGAGACGATGGAGCGTTCGGAGCTGGAATTGCTTGCGCTTCGCTCCCACTTTTTAGACGGGCCGGCGAAACGGCCGGATTTGGCGAACGTTGTCTTCAGCGGCGGGCTCATCCGCAAAGGCGACGGCACCGCCGAGCTGTACGCCGGCGTCGGCGATGCGGAAGCGCAAAAAATTTCGCTCATCGACCCGTTTGCGAAATACGAAGCGCAAGAGCTCGATCGGATGTATGCTTCCGTTTAG
- a CDS encoding macro domain-containing protein: MISAMVGDLTKVEGVEYICNAANGIGPMGGGVAAAIRRAGGRVIEEEAIRVCQAQDPQPGDLYVTGAGSLPFRGVIHLVTMKQPAGATSYEIVRSCLERLVAHCREHGIKKVALPALGTGVGRLDKARVARLFREVLAPVEDVEFVVVDIDESFIQMVDSY; the protein is encoded by the coding sequence GTGATTTCTGCGATGGTCGGCGATTTGACGAAGGTTGAAGGGGTCGAGTACATTTGCAATGCCGCCAACGGCATCGGACCGATGGGCGGCGGGGTGGCAGCGGCGATCCGTCGGGCAGGCGGGCGCGTGATTGAAGAGGAAGCGATCCGCGTCTGTCAAGCGCAAGATCCACAGCCAGGCGATTTGTACGTGACAGGGGCAGGCTCGTTGCCGTTTCGGGGTGTGATTCATCTTGTGACGATGAAGCAGCCGGCTGGAGCAACGTCGTATGAGATCGTCCGGTCGTGTCTTGAGCGGCTTGTCGCGCACTGTCGGGAGCACGGGATCAAGAAGGTGGCGCTGCCGGCCTTGGGAACCGGAGTCGGCCGGCTTGACAAAGCGAGAGTGGCTAGGTTATTTCGCGAGGTGCTCGCGCCGGTTGAGGATGTGGAATTTGTGGTCGTTGATATCGACGAGTCATTTATCCAAATGGTTGATTCATATTAA
- a CDS encoding DUF488 domain-containing protein, translating into MGYYRLKRSHTPIGQDDGIRILVDRLWPRGVSKAESRIDRWMKEIAPSPALRQWFGHRPERFAEFARAYERELETEETKQELVDELLLLSGVVTLLYAAKNERHNHAVVLCDFLRKIAERRSQEG; encoded by the coding sequence ATGGGTTATTACAGGCTAAAACGGAGTCATACCCCAATCGGACAGGATGACGGCATCCGCATTCTCGTCGACCGCCTTTGGCCGCGCGGGGTGTCAAAGGCCGAGTCGCGCATCGACCGCTGGATGAAAGAGATTGCCCCGAGTCCAGCGCTGCGGCAATGGTTTGGCCATCGGCCAGAGCGGTTTGCCGAGTTTGCGCGGGCATATGAGCGGGAGTTGGAAACAGAGGAAACGAAGCAGGAGCTTGTGGATGAGCTGTTGTTGCTTTCCGGAGTGGTGACGCTGTTGTATGCAGCAAAAAATGAACGACATAACCATGCCGTTGTCCTTTGTGATTTTTTGCGCAAAATAGCCGAGAGGCGAAGCCAGGAGGGATGA